A genomic region of Miscanthus floridulus cultivar M001 chromosome 3, ASM1932011v1, whole genome shotgun sequence contains the following coding sequences:
- the LOC136545565 gene encoding alpha-L-fucosidase 2-like, whose protein sequence is MDCGGSGGDWFWVRRLAEAEAVAAAAMARRPSTAWAEEEEEERPLTVVFASPAENFTDAAPIGNGSLGGMVWGGVATEKLQLNHDTLWTGAPGSYTNPDAPADLAAVRELVDQGRFADATAAATRLFGGQSEVYQPMGDVNLELGGSDQQQAYDSYKRELDLHTATVLVTYSVGPVQYTREHFCSNPHQVIVTRIAASEPGHVSCTLSLSSQLKNTVTVTNANEVVMEGVCPGQRPPAPGLLLRNSSSSSSNSISSSDDDDVTTGGIKFAAVLGVQMGGSEAKAAVLNDQKKLRLDTADWIVLVVAASTSFDGPFVSPSDSRLDPTSAAVATLNRARSLTYEQLKAAHLYDYQRLFHRVTLRLSPPGGKGTMLKRGVGTDEGIVRTSADRVKSFATDEDPSLVELLFQYGRYLLISCSRPGTQVSNLQGIWSQDVAPAWDAAPHLNINLQMNYWPTLPCNLSECQEPLFDFLQSLAVNGSKTAKVNYQARGWVTHHVSDIWAKSSAFIKNPKHAVWPMGGAWLCTHLWEHYQFSLDKDFLEYTAYPLLEGCATFLVDWLIEGPGGYLQTNPSTSPEHAFTAPDGKPASVSYSTTMDISIIREVFSAVLLSAEILEKSDTDLVEKIKKALPRLPPIQIARDNTIMEWALDFQDPEVHHRHLSHLFGLYPGHTITLENNPDVCGAVSNSIYKRGEDGPGWSTTWKMALWARLMNSENAYRMVLKLITLVPPGEKVQFEGGLYNNLWTAHPPFQIDANFGFTAAIAEMLVQSTQNDLYLLPALPRDKWPRGCAKGLRARGDVTVNICWDEGELQEAMLWSKNRNSVTRLHYGERVTSVRVRCGTVYRFNRGLQCLEAWPLGK, encoded by the exons ATGGactgcggcggcagcggcggcgattGGTTCTGGGTGCGCCGGCTAGCCGAGGCGGAGGCCGTGGCGGCGGCTGCAATGGCCCGGCGGCCCTCCACCGCgtgggcagaggaggaggaggaggagcggccgCTGACGGTGGTCTTCGCGTCGCCGGCCGAAAACTTCACGGACGCGGCGCCGATCGGGAATGGCAGCCTCGGCGGCATGGTGTGGGGCGGCGTCGCCACCGAGAAGCTCCAGCTCAACC ATGACACCCTGTGGACCGGCGCGCCAGGGAGCTACACCAACCCGGACGCGCCGGCTGATCTCGCGGCGGTGAGGGAGCTCGTCGACCAAGGCCGCTTCGCCGATGCCACTGCGGCAGCCACACGCCTCTTCGGTGGCCAATCGGAGGTCTACCAACCTATGGGTGATGTAAACCTGGAGTTGGGCGGTTCTGACCAGCAGCAGGCGTACGACTCCTACAAGAGGGAGCTGGATCTACACACGGCGACAGTGCTCGTCACCTACAGCGTCGGGCCGGTGCAGTACACGAGGGAGCACTTCTGCTCGAACCCGCATCAGGTCATCGTTACTAGGATCGCCGCAAGCGAGCCAGGGCACGTCTCCTGCACGCTGTCGCTGAGCAGCCAGCTAAAGAACACCGTCACTGTGACCAACGCTAATGAGGTTGTCATGGAGGGCGTCTGCCCAGGACAGAGGCCTCCTGCTCCTGGCCTGCTGCTGAggaatagcagcagcagcagcagcaactccATCAGCTCCAGTGATGACGACGATGTAACAACAGGAGGCATCAAGTTTGCGGCCGTTCTTGGTGTGCAGATGGGTGGGAGCGAAGCGAAAGCGGCAGTCCTGAATGATCAGAAGAAGCTGAGGCTTGATACTGCAGATTGGATTGTGTTGGTCGTTGCTGCTTCAACCTCATTTGATGGTCCGTTTGTCAGTCCTTCAGACTCTAGGCTGGATCCCACGTCTGCAGCTGTGGCTACACTGAATCGTGCTAGAAGTCTGACATATGAACAGCTGAAAGCTGCTCATTTGTATGATTACCAGCGCCTCTTTCACCGTGTTACCTTGCGACTTTCGCCACCAGGAGGAAAAGGGACGATGTTGAAAAGAGGAGTTGGTACTGATGAAGGAATCGTCAGAACTTCTGCAGACAGGGTGAAGAGTTTTGCTACTGATGAGGATCCTTCTCTCGTTGAACTGTTATTCCAGTATGGACGCTATCTTCTCATTTCGTGCTCTAGGCCTGGGACTCAAGTATCCAATCTGCAAGGAATCTGGAGCCAAGATGTTGCACCAGCATGGGA TGCAGCTCCTCATCTTAACATAAATCTACAGATGAATTACTGGCCAACGCTGCCTTGCAACCTTAGTGAATGCCAGGAACCATTATTCGACTTCCTTCAATCTCTTGCAGTAAATGGTAGCAAAACAGCGAAA GTCAATTACCAAGCACGCGGATGGGTAACGCATCATGTGTCAGATATATGGGCCAAGTCTTCAGCGTTTATTAAGAATCCTAAGCATGCTGTGTGGCCAATGGGAGGTGCTTGGCTTTGCACACATCTATGGGAGCATTATCAGTTTTCTCTTGACAAA GACTTTTTGGAGTATACTGCATATCCATTGCTGGAAGGCTGTGCCACTTTTCTGGTTGACTGGCTGATTGAAGGACCTGGAGGCTACCTACAAACCAATCCCTCAACATCTCCGGAGCATGCTTTCACAGCTCCTGACGGTAAGCCAGCGAGCGTGAGCTATTCAACAACAATGGACATCTCAATTATAAGGGAAGTTTTTTCAGCTGTGCTTCTGTCTGCAGAG ATCTTGGAGAAGTCTGATACTGATTTGGTTGAGAAGATTAAGAAAGCTCTCCCAAGGCTCCCTCCCATTCAGATTGCAAGAGACAATACTATCATGGAATGG GCACTAGATTTCCAGGACCCAGAAGTCCATCATAGGCACTTGTCGCATCTATTTGGACTTTACCCTGGACATACTATAACCTTGGAGAATAATCCTGATGTTTGTGGAGCTGTTTCTAATAGCATTTATAAAAGAG GCGAAGATGGCCCAGGATGGTCAACAACATGGAAGATGGCCCTCTGGGCACGTCTTATGAACAGCGAGAATGCATACAGAATGGTCCTGAAGTTGATCACTTTGGTTCCCCCTGGTGAAAAGGTCCAATTTGAAGGAGGACTGTACAACAATCTATGGACAGCGCATCCACCATTCCAGATTGACGCAAACTTTGG GTTCACAGCTGCCATTGCCGAGATGCTGGTTCAGAGCACACAGAATGATCTCTACCTGCTCCCTGCCCTGCCGCGCGATAAGTGGCCCAGAGGCTGTGCCAAAGGGCTGAGGGCTCGAGGAGATGTGACTGTAAACATATGCTGGGACGAAGGGGAGCTTCAAGAAGCAATGTTATGGTCCAAAAATCGGAACTCAGTTACAAGGCTGCACTACGGTGAACGCGTTACCTCTGTTAGAGTTCGCTGCGGTACTGTGTACAGGTTCAACAGGGGATTGCAGTGCTTGGAGGCGTGGCCCCTCGGCAAATAA